Proteins encoded by one window of Dehalococcoidia bacterium:
- a CDS encoding TlpA family protein disulfide reductase, producing METAGFPDVAKGTMTSTLDRSASLEPSSPTWTVGRLIGIGFVFAVAIALLGLLGYGLLVSGKPRGDVPIEPRPARPFTLRLFDGSTLSLDELRGRPVLVNFWASWCGPCIEEAPVLERAAQRYASTGLVLVGVGVWDSEQNARAFIQRHGITYPNGLDPTGAVAIDYGVGGVPESFFIDRNGMIVRKWVGPLTDRQIALLLDELTK from the coding sequence TTGGAGACAGCCGGATTTCCGGATGTCGCGAAAGGCACGATGACCTCCACCCTCGACCGATCGGCATCGCTCGAGCCCTCTTCCCCGACATGGACCGTTGGGCGGCTGATCGGGATCGGCTTTGTTTTCGCTGTTGCCATCGCACTGCTCGGACTGCTCGGCTATGGGCTGCTGGTCTCGGGAAAGCCGCGCGGCGACGTGCCGATCGAGCCGCGGCCGGCGCGGCCGTTCACTCTTCGCCTCTTCGATGGCTCGACCCTCTCGCTCGACGAATTGCGCGGCCGGCCGGTGCTGGTCAACTTCTGGGCATCGTGGTGCGGCCCGTGCATCGAGGAAGCGCCGGTGCTCGAGCGGGCCGCTCAGCGCTACGCGTCCACGGGACTTGTCCTCGTCGGCGTTGGGGTGTGGGATAGCGAGCAGAACGCCCGCGCTTTCATCCAGCGGCATGGCATCACCTACCCGAACGGCCTCGACCCGACTGGCGCGGTCGCAATCGACTACGGCGTTGGAGGCGTCCCAGAGTCGTTCTTCATCGACCGCAACGGCATGATCGTCCGCAAGTGGGTCGGGCCGTTGACCGACCGGCAGATTGCGCTCCTGCTGGATGAGTTGACGAAGTGA
- a CDS encoding cysteine hydrolase, producing MRERVGGQLWVERTAREAVDRGCGVITLEDGCAGASEEAHRGALRLLRALGEVQTVRARFDNA from the coding sequence GTGAGGGAGCGCGTTGGCGGTCAGCTTTGGGTCGAGCGCACCGCGCGTGAGGCAGTCGACCGCGGCTGCGGCGTCATCACGCTCGAGGACGGGTGCGCGGGCGCTTCTGAGGAAGCGCACCGCGGGGCGCTGCGCCTGCTGCGCGCTCTCGGTGAGGTCCAGACAGTGCGCGCGCGGTTCGACAACGCCTGA